One genomic window of Cricetulus griseus strain 17A/GY chromosome 3, alternate assembly CriGri-PICRH-1.0, whole genome shotgun sequence includes the following:
- the LOC100750890 gene encoding stearoyl-CoA desaturase 2 yields MPAHILQEISGSYSTTTTITAPPSGGQQNGGEKLEKNPHHWGADVRPELKDDLYDPSYQDEEGPPPKLEYVWRNIILMALLHLGALYGITLVPSCRLYTCLFAYLYYVISALGITAGAHRLWSHRTYKARLPLRLFLIIANTMAFQNDVYEWARDHRAHHKFSETHADPHNSRRGFFFSHVGWLLVRKHPAVKEKGGKLDMSDLKAEKLVMFQRRYYKPGLLLMCFILPTLVPWYCWGETFLNSLCVSTFLRYAVVLNATWLVNSAAHLYGYRPYDKNISSRENILVSMGAVGEGFHNYHHAFPYDYSASEYRWHINFTTFFIDCMAALGLAYDRKRVSKAAVLARIKRTGDGSCKSG; encoded by the exons ATGCCGGCCCACATACTGCAAGAG ATCTCTGGCTCTTACTCAACCACCACCACAATCACAGCGCCTCCCTCTGGGGGACagcagaatggaggagagaagtTAGAAAAGAATCCTCACCACTGGGGAGCAGATGTTCGCCCTGAATTAAAAGATGACTTATATGACCCCAGCTACCAGGATGAGGAGGGGCCCCCGCCCAAGCTGGAGTACGTCTGGAGAAACATCATCCTCATGGCCCTGCTGCACTTGGGGGCCCTGTATGGGATCACACTGGTTCCGTCCTGCAGGCTCTACACCTGCCTCTTTG CATATTTGTACTATGTCATCAGTGCCTTGGGCATCACAGCTGGGGCTCACCGCCTGTGGAGCCACCGAACTTACAAGGCTCGGCTGCCCCTGCGTCTCTTCCTCATCATTGCCAACACCATGGCTTTCCAG AATGACGTGTATGAATGGGCCCGAGACCACCGTGCCCACCACAAGTTCTCAGAAACACACGCTGACCCTCACAATTCCCGCCGTGGCTTTTTCTTCTCTCACGTGGGCTGGCTGCTTGTGCGCAAACACCCAGCTGTCAAAGAGAAGGGTGGAAAACTGGACATGTCTGACCTAAAAGCCGAGAAGCTGGTCATGTTCCAGAGGAG GTACTACAAGCCCGGTCTCCTATTGATGTGTTTCATCCTGCCCACGCTGGTGCCCTGGTATTGCTGGGGTGAAACTTTCCTGAACAGCTTGTGTGTTAGCACCTTCTTGCGATATGCTGTGGTGCTCAATGCCACCTGGCTGGTGAACAGCGCCGCCCACCTCTATGGATATCGCCCCTACGACAAGAACATTAGCTCTCGGGAGAATATCCTGGTTTCAATGGGAGCTGTAG GCGAGGGCTTCCACAACTACCACCACGCCTTCCCCTATGACTACTCGGCCAGTGAGTACCGCTGGCACATCAACTTCACCACGTTCTTCATCGACTGCATGGCTGCCCTGGGCCTGGCTTATGACCGGAAGAGAGTGTCTAAGGCTGCTGTCTTGGCCAGGATTAAAAGAACTGGAGATGGGAGCTGCAAGAGTGGCTGA